One Roseburia rectibacter DNA window includes the following coding sequences:
- the pgmB gene encoding beta-phosphoglucomutase, translating to MNTIRAIIFDLDGVICFTDQYHYQAWKEMADAEGIYFDETINGRLRGVSRMESLDIILEKASREYTQEEKEQLAARKNESYVRLLEKMSPDDLSQEVKKTLEILRQRGYKLAIGSSSKNTKKILTQIGLNGYFDAISDGTNITKSKPDPEVFLKAAEMLGEKPENCLVVEDALAGIDAAYAGDFQSAGIGDAAGHSQVTYPIQAFKDLLSICSIC from the coding sequence ATGAATACAATACGTGCAATTATTTTTGACTTGGATGGTGTTATATGCTTTACGGATCAGTATCATTATCAGGCATGGAAAGAAATGGCAGACGCAGAAGGAATTTATTTCGATGAGACAATTAATGGCAGACTACGGGGAGTAAGTCGTATGGAAAGTCTGGACATTATTTTGGAGAAAGCATCAAGAGAATATACACAGGAGGAAAAAGAACAACTTGCCGCAAGGAAGAATGAAAGTTATGTTCGTCTGTTGGAAAAGATGTCTCCGGATGATCTGTCGCAGGAGGTAAAAAAGACACTGGAAATATTACGTCAGCGAGGGTATAAGCTTGCGATTGGATCAAGCAGTAAAAATACGAAAAAGATTCTGACACAGATTGGATTAAACGGATACTTTGATGCAATTAGTGACGGAACGAATATTACGAAATCAAAGCCGGATCCGGAAGTATTTTTGAAAGCGGCTGAGATGCTTGGTGAAAAACCTGAAAATTGTCTGGTCGTAGAGGATGCGCTTGCCGGTATTGATGCTGCTTATGCTGGTGATTTTCAGAGTGCTGGAATCGGAGATGCCGCAGGTCATAGCCAAGTGACATATCCGATTCAGGCATTTAAAGATCTGCTTTCTATTTGTTCTATCTGCTAA
- a CDS encoding ABC transporter permease, giving the protein MTKSKKIMIGALPFAALIVLFAVFCGIVSSKGYRLDMYIKIIFNEGIVLSIVATGAIFIYTLGSFDISLGAATLFSATLGVMTYNATENFILMIVVILLSGIVCSLLNSVLASIFHIPVFVTTVAMMSVLSAIASQIITTKGGAVGGISIPSEVVKHLDTSAFKIIVLVIWVVVCAFIFDYTKFGRREKFVGGNPICAQLSGIKYNTYAILGFLLAGIGVGIGAFMTLVYTPSVTTTTAGDIGMNIMVAIVFGGMPISGGARSKIYAAVVGGFSYIILNNILDLLIDSTSGYGITQIVSAVFFLVVVYVASANYRSQMLPR; this is encoded by the coding sequence ATGACAAAAAGTAAAAAAATAATGATAGGTGCATTGCCGTTTGCAGCACTTATCGTATTGTTTGCAGTATTTTGTGGAATTGTAAGCAGTAAGGGATATCGCCTGGATATGTATATCAAGATTATATTTAATGAAGGTATTGTATTATCCATTGTTGCAACAGGTGCAATATTTATTTATACATTAGGTTCGTTTGATATCAGCTTGGGTGCGGCAACGCTTTTTTCAGCAACACTTGGGGTAATGACATATAATGCAACTGAAAATTTTATATTAATGATTGTTGTGATTTTATTGTCTGGAATTGTCTGTTCTTTGTTAAATTCTGTGCTGGCATCCATTTTTCATATTCCGGTGTTTGTTACAACGGTGGCAATGATGTCTGTTTTGTCTGCAATTGCATCACAGATCATTACCACAAAAGGTGGTGCAGTAGGCGGAATCAGCATTCCGAGTGAGGTAGTGAAACATTTGGATACATCCGCATTTAAAATTATAGTTTTGGTAATATGGGTGGTAGTATGTGCGTTCATCTTTGATTACACCAAGTTTGGAAGACGTGAAAAGTTTGTTGGGGGAAATCCAATCTGCGCCCAGCTTTCCGGTATTAAATACAATACATATGCAATACTTGGATTCCTTCTGGCGGGAATCGGCGTTGGAATCGGCGCATTTATGACGCTGGTTTATACCCCATCTGTTACAACAACGACAGCGGGGGATATAGGGATGAACATTATGGTTGCTATCGTGTTTGGAGGTATGCCAATCTCAGGAGGTGCAAGATCGAAAATTTATGCGGCTGTAGTCGGTGGATTTTCCTATATTATTTTAAATAATATTCTGGATCTGCTGATTGATTCAACATCTGGATATGGAATTACACAGATTGTCAGTGCTGTTTTTTTTCTGGTAGTTGTTTATGTTGCAAGTGCAAATTATCGTTCGCAGATGTTGCCGCGATAA
- a CDS encoding GH39 family glycosyl hydrolase, whose translation MSENYDLISENDMHMPIRCIMQRFDHIRSQMHDYFELSMIVSGNCTLQLDDHIYNLTEDDVFCVNPLSLHELHGVNCVIVTVLFNQTLFEQILPVPFHPRFFFISTMTDNQEAIVQLRTLIAHIIKTNVDKKDGYELRNWSYIYNIMDVLYRNFRIKLSTAKEKKNHKYALRISEISQLIQQHYTENITLQELADAVHLSVPYLSKFFVEYYGMNFLSYLNQYRLMHAVQELSTTDKNIDEIAIDSGFSNSHAFVTFFKKQYGMLPKDYRREQKKKKENTAQRVEQHNYIYGLKKYLKEDTFFQVVSPVKKTEIEISVNGSSYTLLHTWKKMMTVGRASDVLICDVQKMLTQIQETVGFEYIKLCGIFSDDLHIYNETASKVPVYSFSYLDKILDFVIVNHLKPWLQLSYMPEKLAKYPNRRLFGANVSQPHSVSAWCQLVHEFLLHITDRYGLDTIKTWKFGLWNQPNTSSDLFGFTNENDFFLFYKSTYDCIKDFCPDIEFSLPPTYYIVGESYENWYLNFLEWCKKNSCLPDCLSFTYYDTKMISDKNHSKESFGFVYAMSLSESPDGLKDFVMQVLRERRQLGLGNMPIYLSEWNNTPSQQDLLNDTCFKSCYIVKNILENYDRLDSFTYQALTDLMADDALPNKLFFGGLGLFTVNGIPKASYYAYTLLRQLGDQFLGRGDGYFITRKHNSYQIMLYNYKHFNYLYANGERFDMTETDRYTVFADSDPVTIELCLSNIPQGTYKISETYVNRTHGSSYDQWVSMGGLELTTPYEFDLLKKASSPGFHQKLMHIASDETLRLNAELELLEIRLIQITPVICPSDVSR comes from the coding sequence ATGTCAGAAAATTACGATCTTATTTCAGAAAATGATATGCACATGCCCATTCGCTGTATAATGCAGCGTTTTGATCATATTCGTTCACAAATGCATGACTATTTTGAATTATCAATGATTGTTTCCGGGAACTGTACATTGCAACTGGATGATCATATATACAATTTAACAGAAGATGACGTGTTCTGTGTTAATCCACTCTCGCTTCATGAACTTCATGGTGTCAACTGTGTGATTGTAACCGTTTTATTCAACCAGACTTTGTTTGAACAGATTCTACCCGTTCCATTCCATCCTCGCTTTTTCTTTATCAGTACGATGACCGATAATCAGGAAGCTATTGTCCAACTCCGCACTCTGATAGCGCACATTATCAAAACAAATGTTGATAAAAAAGATGGGTATGAATTACGAAACTGGTCTTATATCTACAATATTATGGATGTACTGTATCGGAACTTCCGCATCAAACTCTCTACTGCTAAAGAAAAGAAAAATCACAAGTATGCTTTACGTATTTCCGAAATCTCACAGTTGATCCAGCAGCATTACACGGAAAATATAACCTTACAAGAACTTGCTGATGCAGTCCATTTGTCCGTTCCATATCTTTCTAAGTTTTTTGTGGAATATTACGGAATGAATTTTTTAAGCTATCTTAACCAATACCGCCTTATGCACGCAGTACAGGAACTCTCAACCACTGATAAGAATATTGATGAAATAGCGATTGACAGCGGTTTTTCCAACAGTCATGCCTTTGTAACTTTTTTTAAAAAGCAATACGGGATGTTACCAAAAGACTATCGCCGTGAACAAAAAAAGAAGAAAGAGAATACTGCCCAACGTGTAGAACAACATAACTATATTTACGGATTAAAAAAATATTTGAAAGAAGATACATTTTTTCAGGTTGTATCTCCTGTGAAAAAAACTGAAATTGAGATTTCTGTAAACGGAAGTTCCTATACTCTGCTTCACACCTGGAAAAAAATGATGACCGTTGGGCGGGCAAGTGATGTACTAATTTGTGATGTTCAAAAAATGTTAACACAGATTCAGGAAACAGTTGGATTTGAATATATTAAATTATGTGGCATCTTTTCTGATGATCTGCATATATACAATGAAACTGCAAGTAAAGTCCCGGTCTATAGCTTTTCTTATCTTGATAAGATTTTGGATTTTGTTATCGTCAATCACCTAAAACCCTGGCTTCAATTATCCTACATGCCGGAAAAACTTGCAAAATATCCAAACAGACGATTGTTTGGTGCAAATGTCAGCCAGCCCCACTCTGTCAGTGCATGGTGTCAGCTGGTCCATGAATTTTTGCTTCACATCACTGACCGTTACGGGTTAGATACCATAAAGACCTGGAAATTTGGTCTATGGAACCAACCGAATACTTCTTCCGACCTATTTGGCTTTACAAACGAAAATGACTTTTTTCTATTCTATAAAAGCACTTATGATTGTATTAAAGATTTTTGCCCTGATATCGAATTTAGTCTTCCTCCAACCTACTACATTGTAGGCGAAAGCTATGAAAACTGGTATCTGAACTTTTTGGAATGGTGTAAAAAAAATTCCTGTCTTCCAGACTGTTTAAGTTTTACATACTACGACACTAAAATGATTTCCGATAAAAATCATTCCAAGGAATCGTTTGGTTTTGTGTATGCAATGAGTCTTTCTGAATCTCCTGATGGGTTAAAAGATTTTGTTATGCAGGTTCTCCGTGAACGACGCCAGCTTGGACTTGGTAATATGCCAATCTACCTGTCAGAATGGAACAACACACCAAGCCAGCAGGATTTGCTCAATGATACATGTTTTAAATCGTGCTACATTGTAAAAAATATTTTGGAAAATTATGACCGACTAGATAGTTTTACTTATCAGGCTCTTACCGATCTTATGGCAGATGACGCTCTGCCCAACAAACTCTTTTTCGGTGGACTAGGTCTGTTCACGGTAAATGGAATTCCAAAAGCAAGTTATTATGCTTATACTCTCTTACGGCAGTTAGGAGATCAGTTTTTAGGACGAGGAGACGGTTATTTCATTACCCGTAAACACAACAGTTATCAGATTATGTTGTACAATTACAAACATTTTAACTATCTTTATGCCAACGGAGAACGTTTTGATATGACAGAAACAGATCGCTATACTGTATTTGCAGATTCTGATCCAGTCACAATCGAACTATGTCTTTCTAATATTCCGCAAGGTACATACAAAATTTCTGAGACTTATGTAAATCGAACACATGGGAGTTCTTATGACCAATGGGTTTCCATGGGTGGATTAGAACTTACCACTCCTTATGAATTTGACTTGTTAAAAAAAGCATCCTCTCCAGGATTCCATCAGAAGCTGATGCATATCGCTTCTGATGAAACCCTAAGATTGAATGCAGAATTAGAACTATTAGAGATTCGACTTATTCAAATCACACCTGTCATCTGCCCATCTGACGTTAGCAGATAG
- a CDS encoding substrate-binding domain-containing protein: MKRTMKKMVSLGLVAAISLTMLVGCGNSKETADNTASDNTANDTSDTSVKEETKTAENAKIGVLVQDVSGEEALGFRTYYEDYVANQYGVTFTYTDELKDAASEKSAIEKFASQGYQAVISLSSNDRALQIETCEENQIYYAVAAGTLDQEQFEKYKTNEYFLGQVGPSMDTEYEAGVEMGRFFAEKGIKTAAIYGAFIPNPMHVYRVAGVLSGLGLSYDGATEEGEVVGKIFTDQSVDLSKISGDIQIVSYLQGYGDTTTDEINAAIQAKPEAFISVGMATTFFTQQLNAAGIEFSDIDSFTQSNGEAITNGKLVYLAGKYSSSVGPAFALVLNAINGNVIRDEQGNAVSLSQNYQVATDEATFDEFYKSDNGDNPIYNKETLDQIIGESVTFDEINELVTSK, encoded by the coding sequence ATGAAACGTACAATGAAGAAAATGGTAAGCCTTGGACTGGTTGCTGCCATATCGTTGACAATGCTGGTTGGTTGTGGAAACAGCAAAGAAACAGCTGACAATACAGCCAGCGACAACACAGCAAATGATACGAGTGATACAAGTGTCAAGGAGGAGACAAAGACAGCAGAGAATGCTAAGATTGGTGTTTTAGTTCAGGATGTTAGTGGCGAGGAAGCATTAGGGTTCCGTACTTATTATGAAGATTATGTTGCGAATCAGTATGGTGTGACATTTACTTATACCGATGAACTTAAAGATGCGGCAAGCGAGAAGTCTGCTATAGAAAAATTCGCTTCACAGGGATATCAGGCAGTCATCTCTCTTTCAAGTAATGATCGTGCATTGCAGATTGAAACCTGTGAGGAAAATCAGATTTATTATGCGGTTGCTGCTGGAACTCTTGATCAGGAGCAGTTTGAAAAATATAAGACAAATGAGTACTTCCTTGGTCAGGTTGGACCAAGCATGGATACAGAGTATGAAGCTGGTGTAGAAATGGGCAGGTTCTTTGCGGAAAAAGGCATTAAGACAGCTGCTATCTATGGGGCATTTATTCCAAATCCTATGCATGTATACCGTGTAGCGGGTGTACTTTCCGGTCTGGGACTTTCCTATGATGGTGCTACAGAAGAGGGAGAAGTAGTGGGCAAGATTTTTACTGATCAGAGCGTGGATTTGTCTAAGATTTCTGGGGATATCCAGATTGTTTCTTATCTGCAGGGCTATGGTGATACAACAACAGATGAGATCAATGCAGCAATTCAGGCAAAACCGGAAGCATTTATTTCAGTGGGAATGGCAACAACATTTTTTACACAGCAGTTAAATGCTGCTGGTATTGAGTTCTCAGATATTGATTCCTTTACACAGAGTAATGGAGAAGCTATCACAAATGGAAAACTTGTCTATCTTGCCGGTAAATATTCATCTTCTGTAGGTCCTGCATTTGCATTAGTTTTAAATGCCATCAATGGAAATGTAATCCGTGATGAACAGGGAAATGCAGTCTCACTCAGCCAAAACTATCAGGTTGCAACTGACGAGGCTACATTTGATGAGTTTTATAAGTCAGATAACGGAGATAATCCAATTTACAATAAAGAAACATTAGACCAGATTATTGGTGAGTCTGTTACTTTTGATGAGATCAATGAACTTGTAACATCGAAGTAA
- a CDS encoding helix-turn-helix domain-containing protein, translating to MRKQLLQELKLISEEEKKYQSGQGNIEKQLYAKDSISEIDRELLLERGRLVTVRPHSRFVEFPEHRHNYVEMMYVVQGNITHIIEGKELTLHKGDVLMLNQQVRHAIRRAEYEDIGINFIALPEFFEIPLSMLHEKNVLAEFIVGAFRQKDPVSHYLLFQLQEDPQVENLMENMIVSMLHEHANEDAINQYSMGLVFLYLLNHLENLSHNSSMDYKETVVQAVLRYINSDCKNANLTKIAADTHQSMTVLSRLIKQKTGYNFQELLQHRRFETAEHLLLETDLSVEEIALDVGYENQSYFFRQFKERYGMTPRKYRLEHYKR from the coding sequence ATGCGCAAACAGCTTTTACAGGAACTGAAACTCATATCAGAAGAAGAAAAGAAGTATCAGTCAGGACAGGGAAACATCGAAAAACAGTTATATGCGAAAGATTCGATCAGTGAGATCGACCGGGAACTGCTGTTAGAGAGAGGACGGCTCGTCACGGTGCGCCCGCACAGCCGTTTTGTGGAATTCCCGGAGCACAGGCACAATTATGTGGAGATGATGTATGTGGTGCAGGGAAACATCACACATATCATTGAGGGAAAAGAGCTGACCCTTCACAAGGGAGATGTGCTGATGTTAAACCAGCAGGTGCGTCATGCGATCCGGCGGGCGGAATATGAGGATATCGGGATCAATTTTATTGCGCTACCGGAGTTTTTTGAAATCCCGCTCTCCATGCTGCATGAGAAAAATGTACTGGCGGAATTTATTGTCGGTGCGTTCCGGCAGAAAGATCCCGTTTCACATTACCTGCTGTTCCAGCTGCAGGAAGATCCGCAGGTGGAAAATCTTATGGAAAATATGATCGTCTCCATGCTGCACGAACATGCAAATGAGGATGCGATCAATCAGTATTCCATGGGACTTGTATTTTTGTATCTGTTAAATCATCTTGAAAATTTAAGTCATAATTCTTCGATGGATTATAAAGAAACAGTGGTACAGGCGGTGCTCCGGTACATTAACAGTGACTGCAAAAATGCGAATCTGACAAAGATCGCTGCGGATACGCATCAGTCCATGACGGTACTTAGCAGACTCATCAAGCAAAAGACCGGATATAATTTTCAGGAACTTTTGCAGCACAGGCGGTTTGAGACAGCTGAACATTTATTATTGGAGACAGATTTGTCAGTGGAAGAGATTGCGTTAGATGTTGGTTATGAAAATCAGAGCTATTTTTTCCGGCAGTTTAAAGAAAGATATGGAATGACACCGCGAAAGTATCGGTTAGAACATTATAAAAGATAG
- a CDS encoding spermidine synthase, which produces MSYTRGEKERRIMEKSGILKNKLFLYLTEFFAGMSVMAVELGASRLLAPYFSSSQIVWTIIIGTIMIAMALGNIYGGKSADRSPDPDKLYRRILIAAIWIALIPVVGKYIILGISALLIFTVSSNFLIIAAFVACMVIFVFPLFLLGTVTPSLVKYSVDSLDDSGKTVGTLGAFNTIGSIIGTFVPTFVTIPAVGTSITFLIFAGILIALAAVYFLSSHRGQKKVAVSAVIFVLCCGLGYSDSFAFWQNDLSYEGESIYNYLQVSEDDRRVILSTNVLFGVQSLYMKDGGLTGMYYDYAMAAPLMIPDKKAEDMNVLILGMGTGTYATQCKKYFGDMSIEGVEIDDKITALSRQYFSLPDDVKVTTYDGRAYLQAIDEKYDVIMVDAYQDITIPFQMSSVEFFTMVKEHLNENGVMVVNMNMRGNNEGNINQYLSDTIASVFDHIVTVDVDGSTNRELYASSNADMVKTLENNANETGHSDLRDMMLHVADTSSVYEAGDYIMTDDKAPVELLGMQVIDQLIQGEVAYYKDIFEKDGINGLLESL; this is translated from the coding sequence ATGAGCTATACTAGAGGGGAAAAAGAAAGGAGAATTATGGAAAAGTCAGGAATTTTAAAAAATAAGCTGTTTTTGTATCTCACGGAATTTTTTGCCGGAATGTCCGTGATGGCAGTAGAACTGGGTGCGAGCAGGCTGTTGGCGCCGTATTTCAGCTCGTCGCAGATCGTGTGGACGATCATCATCGGAACGATCATGATCGCAATGGCGCTTGGAAATATTTATGGAGGAAAAAGTGCGGACCGGTCGCCGGACCCGGACAAACTGTACCGCAGAATACTGATCGCTGCGATCTGGATCGCACTGATACCGGTCGTCGGAAAATACATTATCCTTGGAATATCGGCACTGCTGATCTTTACCGTCAGCAGCAATTTCCTCATTATTGCCGCATTTGTGGCATGTATGGTGATTTTTGTATTCCCACTGTTTTTACTCGGCACAGTGACGCCATCCCTTGTGAAATACTCGGTGGACAGTCTTGACGACAGTGGAAAAACGGTCGGAACGCTGGGAGCATTCAACACGATCGGAAGCATTATCGGAACATTTGTGCCGACTTTTGTGACGATTCCGGCAGTCGGAACCTCTATCACGTTTCTCATTTTTGCGGGAATTCTGATCGCATTAGCCGCAGTGTATTTTTTGAGCAGCCACAGGGGACAGAAGAAGGTGGCAGTATCGGCAGTTATTTTCGTACTCTGCTGTGGACTTGGCTATTCGGATTCTTTTGCATTCTGGCAGAATGACTTAAGTTACGAAGGGGAATCCATTTATAATTATTTACAGGTCTCCGAGGATGACAGGCGCGTGATCTTATCCACGAATGTCCTGTTCGGTGTGCAGTCACTCTACATGAAAGACGGCGGTCTGACCGGAATGTATTACGATTATGCGATGGCGGCGCCGCTCATGATCCCGGATAAAAAGGCAGAGGATATGAATGTTCTGATCCTTGGAATGGGAACCGGAACTTACGCGACCCAGTGTAAAAAATATTTCGGTGATATGTCAATCGAGGGCGTGGAGATCGACGATAAGATCACGGCGCTTTCCAGACAATATTTTTCCCTGCCGGACGATGTCAAAGTGACGACCTATGATGGCAGGGCATATTTACAGGCGATCGACGAGAAATATGACGTTATCATGGTGGATGCCTACCAGGATATCACCATCCCGTTTCAGATGTCATCGGTCGAATTTTTTACGATGGTCAAAGAGCATTTAAACGAGAACGGCGTGATGGTCGTAAACATGAATATGCGCGGAAACAATGAGGGCAATATCAACCAGTATTTGTCGGATACCATTGCATCCGTATTTGACCATATCGTGACCGTGGATGTGGACGGTTCCACAAACCGGGAGCTGTATGCTTCCTCCAATGCAGACATGGTAAAGACATTAGAGAATAACGCAAATGAGACCGGACATTCCGATCTGCGCGATATGATGCTTCATGTGGCAGACACCAGCAGTGTGTATGAGGCGGGAGATTATATCATGACGGACGACAAGGCGCCTGTGGAGCTTCTCGGCATGCAGGTGATCGACCAGCTGATCCAGGGGGAAGTTGCATATTATAAGGATATTTTTGAAAAAGACGGGATCAACGGACTGCTGGAGTCACTATAA
- a CDS encoding sugar ABC transporter ATP-binding protein, with protein MSEPILKVENMNKRFGSTVALKDVSLSVYPGEIRGLIGENGSGKSTITSIVAGMQACDSGKMIFKNQDWKPLSMIDALHKGIGMIVQESGTIPGITVAENIFLAETERYKNRFGLINRRKMNADATEVMKKIGVNDITGDMLMQQLDFQTRKLVEIAKVVMKQPQILVIDETSTALSHDGREILYDIMNRFRKENKSVIFISHDLDEIMEVCDTLTVLRDGKIIRTFNKEEFEAGAIRSSMIGRELQGDYYRSDFEASAQQEVALNVKNLVYTDRLKGVSFQVRRGEIVGVGGLAHCGMHTLGKVCFGAVKPEEGNVSVADGTVIDSPAKAMKKRMGYVSKDRDVESLCLNASIEDNISIAGMSKFAVKDFLVLKNREKKYVNQQIEELSIKCSGRDQAVSQLSGGNKQKVVFGKWIGCGSEILILDCPTRGVDIGVKQAMYQLMVKLKNEGKSILMISEEMPELIGMSDRILIMKDGEITAEFERNKNLSDSQIIEYMI; from the coding sequence ATGAGTGAACCAATATTAAAAGTTGAAAACATGAATAAAAGATTCGGAAGTACAGTGGCTTTAAAAGATGTGTCACTTTCTGTATATCCGGGGGAAATTCGGGGATTAATTGGGGAGAATGGATCAGGAAAGTCAACCATTACTTCCATTGTAGCAGGAATGCAGGCATGCGATAGTGGTAAGATGATATTTAAAAATCAGGACTGGAAACCTCTTAGTATGATTGATGCACTTCACAAGGGGATTGGAATGATCGTTCAGGAAAGCGGAACAATACCGGGAATTACAGTTGCGGAAAATATTTTTCTGGCAGAGACAGAGAGGTATAAAAACAGGTTTGGATTGATCAATCGCAGGAAGATGAATGCAGATGCAACTGAAGTCATGAAAAAAATTGGGGTAAATGATATTACTGGCGATATGCTTATGCAACAGCTGGATTTTCAGACAAGAAAGCTTGTAGAGATTGCAAAGGTCGTGATGAAACAGCCTCAGATTTTGGTAATTGATGAGACAAGCACTGCCTTATCTCATGATGGAAGGGAAATTTTATATGATATTATGAATCGTTTCCGCAAAGAAAATAAGTCAGTGATTTTTATTTCACATGATCTGGATGAGATTATGGAGGTGTGTGATACTTTAACGGTTCTTCGAGATGGAAAAATAATCAGAACATTTAATAAAGAAGAGTTTGAAGCGGGTGCAATTCGTTCAAGCATGATCGGACGAGAACTGCAGGGGGATTATTATCGAAGTGATTTTGAAGCAAGCGCACAGCAGGAAGTTGCGTTGAATGTTAAAAATCTTGTTTATACAGATAGACTGAAAGGTGTTTCCTTCCAGGTGCGAAGGGGAGAAATTGTTGGAGTCGGAGGTCTGGCACATTGTGGAATGCATACACTTGGAAAGGTATGTTTTGGTGCAGTAAAGCCAGAAGAAGGAAATGTTTCAGTGGCAGATGGAACGGTAATTGACAGTCCGGCAAAAGCGATGAAGAAACGTATGGGTTATGTGTCTAAGGATAGAGATGTGGAATCATTATGTTTGAATGCAAGTATTGAAGACAACATATCAATTGCGGGAATGAGCAAATTTGCCGTAAAAGATTTTCTTGTTTTAAAAAATCGCGAAAAAAAATATGTAAATCAACAGATTGAGGAATTGTCCATTAAATGTTCTGGAAGAGATCAGGCGGTATCACAACTCTCGGGAGGAAATAAACAGAAAGTCGTATTTGGAAAATGGATTGGCTGCGGAAGTGAAATTCTTATACTGGACTGCCCGACACGAGGCGTGGATATTGGTGTAAAGCAGGCAATGTATCAGCTTATGGTTAAGTTGAAAAATGAAGGAAAATCCATTCTGATGATCAGCGAGGAAATGCCGGAACTCATTGGAATGAGTGATCGGATTTTGATCATGAAGGACGGAGAGATTACGGCAGAATTTGAGAGAAATAAAAATCTTTCTGACTCACAGATTATTGAGTACATGATATAG